The following proteins are encoded in a genomic region of Fusarium oxysporum f. sp. lycopersici 4287 chromosome 1, whole genome shotgun sequence:
- a CDS encoding hypothetical protein (At least one base has a quality score < 10), producing MTVVQTSEFQYYAGLDPFQRRLLYEPIVLEYAMIQSCNLAREEPESHATVDFDNLQSDFEAFRVLVNNLAQVCDNERGGNSVTAMTILEGTNGPEFVFAANRKDEEETRATARFVTNLLQLAGQNPQNLSSDAPEKRVLRMILAFNMPRITEYKDKLDKALGLCLEDHERRQSEDEALKSELQKLREKCNFSVNNVREQEEIKCKSPSFCRPLRDCERLINLIHNAQLAMTGIKKAVRTKARGSEFLRSGPWCELKHYLGRWHSYRQAANFIVCAAAAWPLLFQDFKITSLPSSTRISKPIAQSDLTAVAIVQHMEAFEKVKMPELMQDAEDLRRMGLDKAIQIQLLKRTFRPIVHAEVLIHHYLTKNGITRPNRFWRQWQYIGASKPTCRLCHYYFSSHSQSQIQVRPSHLNLYPNWRLPEISDEDDAEAREAHRKLLKCIAEKVRNDAKRTLQQRTTKKQAT from the exons atgaCGGTAGTCCAGACTTCGGAGTTCCAATACTATGCTGGTCTCGATCCCTTCCAGCGTAGACTTCTCTACGAGCCAATCGTTCTCGAGTATGCAATGATTCAAAGTTGCAACCTGGCCCGAGAAGAACCAGAAAGCCACGCGACGGTCGACTTTGACAACCTGCAATCCGACTTCGAAGCCTTTCGTGTGCTCGTAAATAATCTCGCCCAGGTCTGTGACAATGAACGAGGCGGAAATTCGGTCACCGCCATGACAATTCTCGAAGGGACGAATGGGCCCGAATTCGTGTTTGCAGCGAACAGgaaggacgaagaggagaCTAGGGCAACCGCGAGATTCGTAACGAACTTACTACAGTTGGCCGGGCAGAACCCCCAAAATCTTAGCTCCGATGCCCCCGAGAAGAGAGTACTCAGGATGATATTAGCTTTCAACATGCCCCGAATTACCGAATACAAAGACAAACTTGATAAGGCTTTAGGCCTTTGTCTGGAAGATCACGAACGGCGACAGTCCGAAGACG AGGCCTTGAAGAGTGAGCTTCAAAAGCTCAGAGAGAAATGCAACTTCTCGGTCAACAACGTACGCGAGCAGGAGGAAATCAAGTGCAAGTCTCCCTCCTTCTGTCGAC CACTGAGAGATTGTGAAAGGCTGATCAACCTGATCCATAATGCCCAGCTGGCGATGACAGGGATCAAGAAAGCCGTCAGAACGAAAGCCAGGGGCAGCGAGTTCCTCAGGTCTGGGCCGTGGTGCGAGCTAAAACATTATCTCGGCCGTTGGCATTCCTACCGTCAAGCTGCGAACTTTATTGTTtgtgcagcagcagcctggcCGCTACTATTTCAGGACTTCAAGATCACCTCACTACCGTCTAGTACTCGCATATCCAAGCCCATTGCACAGTCGGACCTGACAGCTGTTGCTATTGTTCAACACATGGAGGCTTTTGAGAAAGTAAAGATGCCAGAGCTTATGCAGGATGCAGAGGATCTCCGCAGGATGGGTCTGGATAAGGCTATCCAAATTCAACTCTTGAAGAGAACTTTCAGGCCAATCGTACACGCAGAAGTCCTCATTCATCACTACCTCACCAAGAACGGAATCACAAGGCCAAATAGATTTTGGCGGCAATGGCAATACATCGGCGCCAGCAAGCCAACTTGTCGCTTATGTCACTATTACTTCAGCTCGCACTCACAGAGTCAGATACAAGTTCGGCCGTCGCATCTGAATCTGTACCCAAATTGGCGTTTACCGGAAATCTCTGACGAGGACGATGCggaagctcgagaagctcacAGGAAGCTCTTGAAGTGCATCGCTGAAAAAGTGCGCAATGACGCGAAGCGGACTTTGCAGCAGAGGACCACTAAAAAGCAAGCAACATGA